The following proteins are encoded in a genomic region of Sorangiineae bacterium MSr12523:
- a CDS encoding Uma2 family endonuclease, with amino-acid sequence MRSRSGGDRPGIQLLYGWMHMSTPPLRESPPIHRFTEDLDSVVRPLYREEFEKLMQKERPGRAERGEDYRVELLSGVLIEMGDASERHHTVVERVCDRLDAAIPEAASWCSYGHVPLTVDSMPLVDIKIVLPPDPQIEQDNPLALIEVADASLDKDRHIKAVLYAAAGVREYWIVDLQGEAIEVHRRPWANRYPEFRRYTDVVRYERGDRIQATVLFSRGAAVNDFLTGLDALH; translated from the coding sequence ATGCGCTCGAGATCGGGGGGGGATCGGCCCGGGATCCAGCTTCTCTACGGCTGGATGCACATGTCGACTCCGCCCCTGCGGGAGTCGCCGCCCATCCATCGATTTACCGAGGACCTGGATTCGGTTGTGCGCCCGCTGTATCGGGAGGAGTTCGAGAAGCTGATGCAAAAGGAGAGGCCGGGACGCGCAGAGCGCGGGGAGGACTACCGCGTCGAGCTTCTCTCGGGCGTCCTTATCGAGATGGGCGATGCCAGCGAGCGGCACCATACGGTTGTCGAGCGCGTTTGCGATCGACTTGACGCGGCGATCCCGGAGGCCGCCTCCTGGTGCAGCTATGGACACGTGCCGCTTACCGTCGATTCCATGCCGCTCGTGGACATAAAGATCGTGCTTCCGCCCGACCCGCAAATCGAGCAGGACAACCCGCTCGCACTCATCGAGGTCGCGGATGCCTCGCTCGACAAGGACCGCCACATCAAGGCGGTGCTGTACGCCGCCGCGGGCGTTCGCGAGTATTGGATCGTGGACCTTCAAGGCGAGGCGATCGAGGTCCATCGTCGCCCCTGGGCCAACAGGTACCCTGAATTCCGGCGCTACACGGACGTTGTCCGGTACGAGCGGGGGGACCGTATCCAGGCAACGGTGCTATTTTCCCGCGGCGCCGCGGTAAACGACTTCTTG
- a CDS encoding DUF1320 domain-containing protein, whose product MAPSAFYITPSDLRLALTPDTFLEIFDDDRDRVVTDEDPAVEQVLERAQGDVESYLLRIYGTLPPPAAGVPRLLKSAALDYAIAYSFERHPEYVRSFGEEKRAERWLRAERRMERIAQAVQILADHAPEPKPRILLPHIYDNARRVVTDDPDGSSNGGDFG is encoded by the coding sequence ATGGCGCCGTCGGCCTTCTACATCACACCCTCCGACCTCCGGCTCGCGCTGACGCCCGACACGTTCCTCGAGATCTTCGACGACGATAGGGATCGCGTGGTTACGGACGAGGACCCTGCCGTCGAGCAGGTGCTCGAGCGGGCGCAGGGTGACGTCGAGTCGTACCTCTTGAGGATCTACGGGACGCTTCCGCCGCCGGCTGCCGGAGTTCCGCGGCTCTTGAAGAGTGCTGCGCTGGACTACGCGATCGCTTACTCGTTCGAGCGACATCCCGAGTACGTGCGCTCCTTCGGTGAGGAAAAGCGCGCGGAACGATGGCTGCGCGCCGAGCGACGCATGGAGCGCATCGCACAGGCCGTGCAGATCTTGGCCGACCATGCGCCCGAGCCGAAGCCGCGCATCCTGCTGCCGCATATCTACGACAACGCTCGGCGCGTGGTGACCGACGATCCCGATGGCTCGTCGAACGGCGGTGACTTCGGGTGA
- a CDS encoding phage tail tape measure protein, producing the protein MPRQNANIRIVVGASLDRDAQSVLTPLVASVQSARAKIESEFRRAGRTLLVENRKATKAAAAHYQELAKGVGIQASGMARPMREASAQMVKDAREHTGAIRREYSKLTHAIQEELERVHKAEQKTFGGAVGAPGGRGGDGGGFSLARRRNGRGGGGGLGPALNLAGAAYATRAAVRFATRTAADIAEGAGVDFGLSSHVQKNVELQSHTVNLSNQAYIEGADGAAGTRQDPRDIEAEVRSVAAATASDTTKAVEGLEKFVAKTGDLETGRKIFREMAVLAKAMGADLSDMEDAAGDVANQLGNIPNKAAMISWVMKGVAAQGKIGAVEMRDLASQMAKVASSAGQIEGDPARNIKTLSALAQIARAEGGAANAWQATTSVQAFVNTLKTPARAKAFQAATGKSIYNEQGLIRDPEEIIIEALRASGKNPLAFKQIFANVQGAKPAEALATIYRRAGGGDEGERQVREAFRRFAQAALDDREILESFHRAMGTSESQAQTFNLQLQAVVAEMQAHLLPALVELGPTVIAGTRAIAQLAALIFGITPNETTDPAYAGADRATRDVRLTHSQRERGFIDPRQLTKNKHDEDELRKAIDVERASLDVDTREAIAKGQNPYHILKDFAIGTVGGMMEGRLDGGTRYTENKAQSLVDRKKLLEGDEKRLQNLVNENAEVADLLRTGVIRVKVVSSDRPPPGADRSGTAKPEAHVGP; encoded by the coding sequence ATGCCCCGGCAGAACGCGAACATTCGCATCGTCGTTGGCGCGTCGCTCGATCGCGACGCCCAGTCGGTGCTGACGCCACTCGTCGCCTCGGTTCAGAGCGCCCGCGCGAAGATCGAGTCCGAGTTCCGGCGTGCAGGACGGACCCTGCTCGTCGAAAATCGCAAGGCCACGAAGGCCGCGGCCGCGCACTACCAGGAACTCGCCAAAGGCGTTGGCATCCAGGCCTCGGGCATGGCGCGGCCCATGCGCGAAGCGTCCGCGCAGATGGTCAAGGATGCGCGCGAGCACACCGGGGCCATTCGACGCGAGTACTCGAAGCTCACGCATGCCATTCAGGAGGAGCTCGAGCGCGTCCACAAGGCCGAGCAGAAGACGTTCGGGGGCGCGGTCGGAGCGCCCGGTGGCCGCGGCGGGGACGGTGGTGGGTTCTCGCTTGCGAGACGCCGGAACGGGCGAGGCGGTGGAGGCGGCCTTGGGCCGGCGCTCAACCTGGCGGGTGCCGCGTATGCGACGCGCGCAGCGGTGCGGTTTGCGACGCGGACCGCGGCGGACATTGCCGAGGGGGCAGGGGTCGACTTCGGGCTCTCCTCGCACGTTCAAAAGAACGTCGAGCTCCAAAGCCATACGGTCAACCTTTCGAATCAGGCCTACATCGAGGGGGCCGACGGAGCTGCCGGCACCCGCCAAGACCCGCGCGACATCGAGGCTGAGGTACGCAGCGTTGCCGCCGCGACGGCCTCCGACACGACCAAGGCGGTCGAGGGACTCGAAAAGTTCGTCGCGAAGACCGGGGATCTCGAGACGGGGCGCAAGATCTTCCGTGAAATGGCCGTTCTTGCGAAAGCGATGGGGGCCGACCTCTCCGACATGGAGGATGCCGCTGGCGACGTCGCCAACCAATTGGGCAATATCCCCAATAAGGCCGCGATGATCTCGTGGGTCATGAAGGGAGTCGCCGCCCAGGGGAAGATCGGTGCCGTCGAGATGCGCGACCTCGCATCGCAAATGGCAAAGGTCGCGTCGAGTGCGGGCCAAATCGAGGGCGACCCTGCCCGCAACATCAAGACTTTGTCCGCCCTCGCCCAAATCGCACGTGCAGAAGGCGGCGCCGCGAACGCGTGGCAAGCCACAACCAGCGTCCAGGCGTTCGTGAACACGCTCAAAACGCCCGCCCGCGCGAAGGCGTTCCAGGCCGCGACCGGAAAGAGCATCTACAACGAGCAAGGGCTCATTCGAGACCCCGAGGAGATCATCATCGAGGCCTTGCGCGCAAGTGGCAAGAATCCCCTCGCGTTCAAGCAGATCTTTGCGAACGTGCAAGGCGCCAAGCCCGCGGAGGCCCTCGCCACCATCTACCGCCGTGCGGGCGGCGGTGACGAAGGCGAGAGGCAGGTTCGCGAGGCCTTCCGACGTTTTGCGCAGGCCGCTCTGGACGACCGGGAAATCCTCGAGTCGTTCCACCGCGCGATGGGGACGAGCGAGTCGCAAGCGCAGACGTTCAACTTGCAGCTGCAAGCCGTCGTGGCGGAGATGCAGGCCCATCTGCTGCCTGCGCTCGTCGAACTTGGCCCCACCGTCATCGCGGGCACGCGCGCCATCGCGCAGCTGGCGGCGCTCATTTTTGGAATCACGCCGAACGAAACGACGGATCCGGCGTATGCGGGGGCCGACCGAGCCACGCGCGATGTTCGCCTTACGCACAGCCAAAGGGAGCGGGGATTCATCGATCCGCGGCAGCTCACCAAGAACAAGCACGACGAGGACGAGCTGCGCAAAGCCATCGATGTCGAACGGGCTTCGCTCGACGTCGATACACGAGAAGCCATCGCGAAGGGGCAGAATCCGTACCACATTCTCAAGGACTTCGCGATCGGCACCGTAGGCGGGATGATGGAGGGGAGGCTCGATGGGGGAACGCGCTACACGGAGAATAAGGCGCAATCCCTCGTGGACCGAAAGAAATTGCTCGAGGGCGACGAGAAGCGGCTTCAAAACCTGGTCAACGAGAACGCGGAGGTTGCGGACCTTCTGCGCACCGGTGTGATCCGCGTGAAGGTCGTCTCGAGCGATCGCCCTCCGCCGGGCGCGGACCGGAGTGGGACGGCGAAACCCGAAGCCCACGTTGGCCCATGA
- a CDS encoding DNA circularization N-terminal domain-containing protein — translation MSASDKLPPASFAGIRYPLESQKIRGGVRHHVHEYPHAAGGAPEKLGRSLYRVSQTAVFLDTFRRYPKLYPYDLDRLRVLFEAQKTDVLVVPGLGPVDAFCISWERDLSAHNRSGERVTFEYIEDQSADFVVEAFTDLSPRSMDTHAAKLARELAMVKADLAARDARNNTGFLAKLQNTLNRIQDTVGRIAAVGDQVGMYGNLLEAELARLTNLCHTFDRVEVLHAPIYFRLLDALHDLWAASIGRTRDLLNTRGRLQTWTVPVTMAIQQASVGIFGDATHTGDLMTLNVISDPFRIAAGTKLRYYPAT, via the coding sequence GTGTCGGCCTCCGACAAGCTGCCCCCGGCGTCGTTCGCGGGGATCCGCTATCCCCTCGAGAGCCAAAAGATCCGAGGTGGCGTTCGGCACCATGTCCACGAATACCCGCACGCGGCAGGTGGGGCACCGGAGAAGCTTGGGCGATCGCTCTACCGCGTCAGTCAGACGGCGGTCTTTCTGGACACGTTCCGCCGCTACCCAAAACTCTATCCGTATGATCTCGACCGGCTCCGCGTCCTCTTCGAAGCCCAGAAGACGGACGTGCTCGTGGTGCCGGGACTCGGACCGGTCGATGCATTTTGTATCTCGTGGGAGCGGGATCTTTCCGCGCACAATCGCTCGGGTGAGCGTGTCACCTTCGAGTACATCGAGGACCAGAGCGCCGATTTTGTCGTCGAGGCCTTCACCGATCTTTCGCCGCGGAGCATGGACACGCACGCGGCGAAGCTCGCGCGCGAGTTGGCCATGGTGAAGGCAGACCTCGCCGCGCGCGATGCGCGAAACAACACGGGGTTTCTGGCGAAGCTCCAGAACACCCTCAACCGCATCCAGGACACAGTCGGTCGCATCGCAGCGGTCGGCGACCAAGTGGGGATGTACGGCAACCTTCTTGAAGCCGAGCTGGCGCGCCTCACCAACCTTTGCCACACGTTCGACCGCGTCGAGGTGTTGCACGCTCCGATCTATTTTCGTCTGCTCGACGCGCTGCACGACCTCTGGGCCGCATCCATCGGCCGCACCCGTGACCTGCTGAACACCCGCGGGAGACTTCAGACCTGGACGGTTCCTGTGACCATGGCGATCCAGCAGGCGAGCGTCGGCATCTTCGGGGATGCCACCCACACGGGAGACCTGATGACGCTCAACGTAATCTCCGATCCATTCCGCATCGCCGCGGGGACCAAGCTTCGCTACTACCCGGCGACGTAG
- a CDS encoding E3 ubiquitin ligase family protein: MLLIVGVVVLIAGVVAIGIGVYQKIRAGRVADAPLVRTGDAAQRGAQVAAPNGAISVQGSVYCQQPLYSPVTRQACLHYSVSTQVRWKDGDQDRSESLPNIEQTASFAIDDGSGAVWIDATRGGDFDTQIYSEIKEPGTFGSSLVFGDHRVSTGSYPSGARVEVSEHVLPLVPQLYACGAAAPQAIASPSWRSLILSTKSRDELLSSATQMAKVCLVAGIVGVAVGAGLGIAGAFRDGLVMRAMRKPS; the protein is encoded by the coding sequence ATGTTGCTCATCGTCGGTGTGGTGGTGCTCATCGCTGGAGTCGTGGCGATCGGAATTGGGGTGTATCAAAAGATCAGGGCGGGACGCGTTGCTGACGCCCCATTGGTACGCACGGGCGATGCTGCACAACGCGGTGCCCAGGTTGCGGCCCCGAACGGTGCCATCAGCGTGCAAGGAAGCGTCTATTGCCAACAGCCCCTGTACTCGCCGGTTACGCGCCAAGCCTGCCTCCACTACAGCGTCAGCACGCAGGTGCGGTGGAAGGATGGGGACCAAGATCGGAGCGAGAGCCTTCCCAATATCGAGCAGACGGCCAGCTTTGCCATCGACGATGGCAGCGGGGCCGTGTGGATTGATGCGACCCGAGGCGGCGACTTCGATACGCAGATTTACAGCGAGATTAAGGAGCCGGGCACGTTCGGATCGAGTCTTGTATTTGGCGATCACCGCGTTTCGACCGGTTCGTATCCAAGCGGAGCCCGAGTCGAGGTCAGCGAGCACGTATTGCCGCTCGTACCGCAACTCTATGCGTGCGGGGCGGCGGCTCCTCAAGCCATTGCATCACCGTCCTGGCGCAGCCTCATCCTTTCCACGAAGTCGCGCGATGAGCTACTCAGCTCCGCGACCCAGATGGCGAAGGTCTGCCTCGTGGCCGGAATCGTTGGGGTGGCGGTGGGAGCAGGCCTGGGTATCGCGGGTGCATTCCGGGACGGCCTCGTGATGCGTGCGATGCGCAAGCCATCGTGA
- a CDS encoding baseplate J/gp47 family protein, with protein sequence MPLDDLPGEIVTFGRDEVRDRYLRDYLLRNPSADTGPGSLPYARASVMADTLAPIYANAIIIGRNVAGSTKTGRALLEEAARLGTAPLPAAGASGAVEITASQGGTKIFAGDELRVSGRRYQAIATGVYASGAQVPVQGIDTGPSTNVAAGMALSWTWPRPGCSPTAIVIRQFDGSGLSGGRDAETESELQDRLRSLRSNPPAAGNEADYIQAVTRTPGLSVEAAFAFPAIKGPGTKGVIFTMRPGTAGANRSPNTAQIARVLQHLRGRFPADDGIFVGAIVPKPVTIALRVDWRSQVPGWVDSYPWPEPGGAMVKAVTSAVDFVVSVQGRPPERGLSFGLFDRTAAQFRPKRVLTAAPIAAGSTDYRIVADTSNATSDVNYTPEPGQALCPWSDSLDSLVASVIALFDRLGPGEQCATFFDPGLRQRRIPIDPEAWPSAITNRMLSTRRDLPAGEPVGVFDVPTVRDAALISPQVPYGPPPGAPGMFSHLLVLQDLVAYA encoded by the coding sequence ATGCCGCTCGACGATTTACCTGGGGAGATCGTGACCTTCGGTCGCGACGAGGTCCGCGATCGGTATTTGCGCGACTACCTGCTGCGCAACCCCTCCGCCGATACGGGCCCGGGCTCGCTGCCGTATGCGCGAGCGTCGGTCATGGCCGACACGCTCGCGCCCATCTATGCGAATGCCATCATCATCGGGCGCAACGTCGCGGGCTCGACCAAGACGGGCAGGGCCCTCCTTGAGGAAGCCGCCCGCCTTGGCACCGCGCCGCTGCCGGCAGCGGGGGCGAGCGGCGCGGTTGAGATCACGGCCAGCCAGGGAGGGACGAAGATCTTCGCGGGCGACGAGCTGCGGGTAAGCGGTCGGCGTTACCAAGCGATTGCCACGGGCGTCTACGCCTCGGGGGCGCAGGTGCCCGTCCAGGGGATCGACACCGGTCCATCGACGAACGTCGCGGCGGGCATGGCCCTTTCGTGGACGTGGCCGCGGCCCGGATGCAGCCCGACGGCCATCGTGATTCGGCAGTTCGACGGCAGCGGTCTTTCGGGCGGACGCGACGCGGAGACAGAGAGCGAACTCCAAGACCGCCTTCGGTCGCTGCGCAGCAATCCGCCCGCGGCGGGCAATGAAGCCGACTACATCCAGGCGGTCACGAGGACCCCCGGGTTGTCGGTCGAAGCCGCGTTTGCGTTCCCGGCAATCAAGGGCCCCGGTACCAAGGGCGTGATCTTCACGATGCGCCCGGGGACTGCGGGCGCGAACCGCAGTCCCAATACAGCCCAAATTGCCCGCGTGCTGCAGCACCTTCGGGGCAGGTTTCCCGCCGACGACGGTATCTTCGTCGGGGCCATCGTGCCGAAGCCCGTCACGATCGCGCTGCGGGTCGACTGGAGGTCCCAGGTCCCCGGCTGGGTGGATAGCTACCCGTGGCCGGAGCCTGGTGGCGCGATGGTCAAAGCCGTCACGTCGGCCGTCGACTTCGTCGTCTCGGTTCAAGGGCGGCCGCCGGAAAGGGGCCTGAGCTTTGGGCTCTTCGATCGGACCGCGGCGCAATTTCGTCCAAAGCGAGTCCTGACGGCCGCGCCCATCGCTGCGGGCTCCACCGACTACCGCATCGTGGCCGATACGTCGAATGCGACGAGTGATGTGAACTACACGCCCGAGCCCGGTCAGGCACTCTGTCCGTGGTCGGACTCCCTCGATAGCCTTGTCGCATCCGTCATCGCGCTGTTCGACCGGCTCGGGCCTGGCGAGCAGTGCGCGACGTTTTTCGATCCTGGCTTGCGTCAGCGACGCATTCCCATCGACCCCGAAGCATGGCCGAGCGCGATCACGAACCGCATGCTTTCGACCCGTCGGGATCTTCCAGCGGGAGAGCCCGTCGGCGTGTTTGATGTTCCGACCGTGCGCGATGCGGCCCTCATTTCGCCCCAGGTGCCGTACGGGCCACCACCCGGCGCGCCGGGCATGTTCTCGCACCTGCTCGTTCTCCAGGATCTCGTGGCGTACGCGTAA
- a CDS encoding tetratricopeptide repeat protein, translated as MKLGPALRFPTLLAAAFVALLPQTASAQAPSTPQVRELAQGPTTAEIQEAEGRFLEGRTLFTQGRFGDALVKFQQACAMRRTANCFKNLGLTEYQMGRYADASTHLREFLKSGSGQGDITEEMLAKLKGMYETSFARSGHVEVTAPPRARIVVEGKEIGDAPLSDPIDLSLGDHVVEAHFGPHVLKENVRLVQGQTAKVTFVDPDAHRREEAPPMRPDRPGHSSARTITLVSLYGVALVGVGLGIGLTLHGEARSNDADAIRNRSSLGDNGCNGVSSADCNELHSLRDTYDKDRMWATIGFATGAGLAALATTLFFVWPNTTKNEPATPQTATPGGRFMPLISPSTAGLGYVGRF; from the coding sequence ATGAAGCTCGGACCCGCGCTCCGATTTCCGACCCTTCTTGCAGCGGCGTTCGTTGCCTTGCTCCCCCAAACGGCCTCAGCCCAAGCCCCCTCGACGCCTCAGGTGCGCGAATTAGCCCAAGGGCCGACGACGGCCGAGATCCAAGAAGCCGAAGGGCGCTTCCTGGAAGGCCGGACGCTGTTTACCCAAGGACGATTCGGCGATGCCTTGGTGAAGTTCCAGCAAGCGTGCGCCATGCGTCGCACCGCAAATTGCTTCAAGAACCTCGGGTTGACCGAGTATCAGATGGGTCGCTACGCCGACGCGTCCACGCACTTGCGAGAGTTTTTGAAAAGCGGTTCCGGTCAGGGCGATATAACCGAAGAAATGCTCGCGAAGCTCAAAGGAATGTACGAGACATCCTTCGCACGGTCGGGCCACGTCGAAGTGACGGCACCGCCGCGCGCGCGCATCGTCGTCGAAGGGAAAGAGATCGGCGATGCTCCGCTGAGTGACCCGATCGACCTTTCCCTGGGCGACCACGTCGTCGAAGCCCATTTCGGGCCGCACGTGCTCAAGGAAAACGTTCGGCTCGTGCAAGGCCAGACGGCGAAAGTCACCTTCGTCGACCCCGACGCGCACCGGCGCGAGGAGGCGCCCCCCATGCGTCCTGATCGCCCCGGCCACTCGAGCGCACGTACGATCACCCTTGTCTCGCTGTACGGAGTGGCCCTGGTGGGCGTGGGCTTGGGAATTGGGCTTACCCTTCACGGCGAGGCGCGGTCCAACGATGCCGACGCCATTAGAAACCGCTCGTCTTTGGGGGATAATGGGTGCAACGGCGTGTCGTCGGCGGACTGCAACGAGCTGCACTCCCTGCGCGACACGTACGATAAGGACCGGATGTGGGCGACCATCGGGTTTGCGACGGGGGCGGGCTTGGCCGCCTTAGCGACGACGCTCTTCTTCGTGTGGCCGAACACGACGAAGAACGAGCCTGCGACTCCTCAGACAGCAACCCCGGGTGGTCGATTCATGCCGCTCATTTCACCCAGCACCGCCGGCCTTGGCTACGTCGGCCGCTTCTAG
- a CDS encoding FHA domain-containing protein: MGGPAAGRGGAVMGAQRHFLELSAMLPTGPRTFRVQRATPCVIGNGPFLGDDDICIQHGSVDAQHAYVLRQGDDYYVRDLESGRGTRLGGLSLAPGEERPLLPECVIHIGDVQIVARQRGRSALQHQLARGEYEWAAAALERERRERERLPFSLFVIDAPAVLNEGNRGLHAQIELRPLQPRKPYRIGSNRICRIHLPCDGVADEHVAVDIENDSVWVTQLSSQTSQLGPRELHPGDRVRWEWMDMLQVGPVVLGLYDPVAFGFSELERYKSAAERTLRPNRRSRPPEDSLADMVRDVMATTSLPGRVVLDLSQSEALVLLDSLRNYRDVDGDQDAETRLLHSLRGVLANTVLPPARRAEYQDLLAIAHARVGNAGRPLMLQARLEEDGTPLAVP; the protein is encoded by the coding sequence GTGGGAGGTCCCGCGGCGGGACGCGGGGGCGCGGTGATGGGGGCCCAGCGCCATTTTCTCGAGCTATCCGCGATGCTGCCCACGGGACCACGGACGTTTCGCGTGCAGCGAGCCACCCCCTGCGTCATTGGAAACGGCCCATTCCTAGGCGATGACGATATCTGCATCCAGCACGGCTCCGTGGATGCACAGCACGCCTACGTCTTGCGACAAGGCGACGACTATTACGTGCGCGATCTCGAAAGCGGTCGAGGCACACGCCTGGGTGGCCTTTCCCTAGCCCCAGGTGAAGAGCGCCCTCTGCTTCCCGAGTGCGTCATCCACATCGGCGACGTCCAGATCGTGGCGCGGCAACGTGGGCGATCCGCCCTGCAGCACCAACTGGCGCGCGGTGAATATGAGTGGGCGGCTGCGGCCCTCGAGCGAGAGCGGCGCGAACGCGAGCGGCTCCCATTTTCCCTTTTCGTGATCGACGCACCGGCGGTCCTCAATGAAGGCAACCGCGGCTTGCATGCGCAGATCGAACTGCGCCCGCTCCAGCCGCGCAAGCCATACCGCATTGGATCGAACCGCATTTGCCGCATTCACCTCCCGTGCGACGGCGTCGCCGACGAACACGTCGCGGTCGACATCGAGAACGATAGCGTCTGGGTAACCCAGTTGAGTTCGCAGACGTCCCAGCTTGGGCCCCGGGAGCTCCATCCCGGCGATCGCGTGCGTTGGGAGTGGATGGACATGCTCCAAGTCGGCCCCGTCGTCCTGGGGCTCTACGATCCCGTCGCCTTCGGCTTCAGCGAGCTCGAACGATACAAGAGCGCGGCCGAGCGTACCCTTCGCCCAAACCGAAGATCTCGCCCGCCCGAAGACTCCCTCGCCGACATGGTGCGGGACGTGATGGCGACAACGTCGCTCCCAGGGCGCGTGGTGCTCGACCTCTCGCAAAGCGAGGCCTTGGTGTTGCTCGACAGCCTACGCAACTATCGGGACGTCGACGGCGACCAGGACGCAGAGACTCGACTTCTGCATTCGTTGCGCGGGGTACTCGCGAACACGGTTCTTCCGCCGGCAAGGCGCGCGGAGTATCAGGATTTGCTCGCCATCGCCCATGCGCGCGTCGGCAACGCGGGTAGGCCTCTGATGCTGCAAGCTCGCCTCGAGGAAGACGGAACCCCGCTTGCCGTGCCATGA
- a CDS encoding protein kinase, translating into MIPMEDEFVPGHLIPGTSYRMVRELGKGAMGAVQEVRDITVDAPYVMKTLLPNLIKNQNAVALMRQEARTLANLIHENIVRVFTAGVTAGGTPYFIMDRLTGSTLQGYLYKRQESPPVLTVIDLVVQALRGLECAHERGIVHRDIKPENIFLHLADLGTASGGVLPNETRVKLLDFGIAKLIEDGQNQDPQAKRRFMGTPLWASPEQIACREIGPKTDIYSIGLVLYYMLSGKLPFQHKSMAEYQAWANSFADPPSIERHRPDIHPALRDAIMRAIDPDPELRPPSASALAAELVRIRALIEKDKNWNLTGATIDLAVRDVYDASGKTTAPVGDESPPPHLPSSIDLARARIGAASTAPAPSATSGAARPPLSISDPGSLRSAAGPSATVEQPHGIPRASSTGPWPAPQFQTGPTPQPTGAPIHPSSISSHGGIAQSVGAELPVHRPWLRYAKAGAMVLGVGLFVAVTSIVVYIKLMPPTSPPQAAAVNAPSAPSSMTPASSTSATAPPASIGAALAAPPSSGAASTFASSAAPAASAVSPVMTPSRPRVRRGGDSAPTTASSGSTPTPGTPPPAPRPVEGPGPAANVDLLGNSWEVPRRDAGAR; encoded by the coding sequence ATGATTCCGATGGAGGATGAATTCGTTCCCGGCCACTTGATTCCCGGCACCTCGTACCGGATGGTGCGCGAACTGGGCAAAGGGGCTATGGGGGCCGTTCAGGAGGTCCGCGACATCACGGTGGATGCGCCGTACGTGATGAAAACGCTCCTGCCAAATCTGATCAAGAACCAGAACGCCGTCGCGCTGATGCGGCAGGAAGCCCGCACGCTCGCCAACCTCATTCACGAAAATATCGTCCGCGTCTTCACCGCGGGGGTAACCGCCGGCGGTACGCCTTATTTCATTATGGACCGGCTCACCGGTTCGACCCTTCAGGGGTATCTCTACAAGAGACAAGAGAGTCCCCCGGTTCTCACCGTGATCGATCTCGTTGTCCAAGCGCTTCGCGGGCTCGAGTGCGCCCACGAGCGAGGCATCGTTCATCGGGACATTAAGCCAGAGAACATCTTTCTCCACCTCGCCGATCTTGGCACGGCATCGGGGGGCGTGCTTCCGAACGAGACGCGCGTGAAGCTGCTGGATTTCGGGATCGCGAAGCTGATCGAGGATGGCCAAAATCAGGATCCCCAGGCGAAACGACGGTTCATGGGCACGCCCCTGTGGGCGAGTCCGGAGCAGATCGCCTGCCGCGAGATCGGGCCCAAAACCGACATTTATTCCATCGGGCTGGTCCTGTACTACATGCTGTCCGGCAAGCTGCCGTTCCAGCACAAGTCGATGGCCGAATACCAGGCGTGGGCGAACTCCTTCGCCGATCCTCCTTCCATCGAGCGGCACCGCCCGGACATCCACCCGGCTCTTCGCGATGCCATCATGAGGGCGATCGATCCCGATCCCGAACTTCGACCCCCGAGCGCGTCGGCGCTGGCGGCGGAGCTCGTACGGATCCGTGCGCTCATCGAGAAGGACAAGAACTGGAATCTGACCGGAGCGACCATCGATCTGGCGGTGCGCGACGTCTACGACGCCTCCGGAAAGACGACCGCACCAGTCGGAGACGAATCGCCTCCTCCGCATCTTCCCTCTTCGATCGATTTGGCCCGAGCGCGCATTGGTGCCGCGTCGACGGCCCCAGCTCCCTCTGCGACGAGCGGTGCCGCGCGTCCTCCCCTTTCCATCAGCGATCCAGGGTCTCTCAGATCGGCGGCAGGCCCTTCGGCGACGGTTGAGCAACCGCACGGGATCCCCCGCGCTTCATCGACCGGGCCGTGGCCAGCCCCCCAATTTCAAACCGGCCCAACACCCCAGCCGACGGGCGCCCCGATTCACCCATCGTCGATCTCATCGCACGGTGGGATTGCCCAAAGCGTCGGCGCTGAGCTCCCAGTCCATCGACCCTGGCTCCGATACGCCAAAGCTGGAGCGATGGTGCTGGGCGTTGGCCTCTTCGTCGCCGTCACGAGCATCGTCGTCTACATCAAGCTTATGCCGCCGACTTCGCCGCCGCAGGCGGCCGCGGTAAACGCGCCTTCGGCGCCCTCTTCGATGACGCCGGCATCGAGCACGTCGGCAACGGCCCCGCCCGCGTCCATCGGCGCTGCGCTCGCGGCTCCACCTTCGTCGGGGGCAGCCAGCACCTTCGCTTCCTCCGCCGCTCCTGCTGCCAGCGCGGTCTCTCCCGTCATGACGCCATCGCGTCCCCGCGTACGTCGCGGGGGTGACAGCGCTCCGACAACGGCCTCCTCCGGATCGACCCCCACGCCGGGCACCCCGCCTCCGGCTCCGCGTCCGGTCGAGGGGCCCGGGCCAGCGGCAAACGTGGATCTTTTGGGTAACTCGTGGGAGGTCCCGCGGCGGGACGCGGGGGCGCGGTGA